Proteins co-encoded in one Garra rufa chromosome 7, GarRuf1.0, whole genome shotgun sequence genomic window:
- the LOC141338980 gene encoding major histocompatibility complex class I-related gene protein-like: protein MEEAIAELHTFSTLYTELNGQMIAEIAEISSVAVLDGQQIDYYDSEIKKLIPRQDWMKEFASGDRFKEYIKIRDEIQQTNKINIRVVMEQFNQSHGVHTYQRMFGCDWDDETGYTNGFDEHGYDGEDFISLDMKEFRYLSPVLQGIITMMKWNNDRKQLALLKRYYTYECIDWLKYFLTLRKVDLERRAPEVSLLKKDPSSPVSCHATGFYPSGVTMIWLRNGQDHDEDVDLGETLPNEDGTFQKTSTVYFTPGELVKNQYVCVVEHEGKTIQKSLTKDKIKSNYELKFELAVCRKEKQT from the exons AGTTGCACACCTTCTCCACACTTTACACTGAATTAAATGGACAGATGATTGCAGAAATCGCAGAGATTTCTTCTGTAGCTGTATTGGATGGACAACAGATTGATTATTATGACAGTGAGATAAAGAAGCTTATTCCCAGACAGGACTGGATGAAGGAGTTTGCATCTGGAGACAGATTTAAAGAATACATTAAGATCAGAGATGAAATACAGCAAACCAACAAAATCAACATTCGTGTTGTAATGGAACAATTCAATCAGTCACATG GTGTTCATACGTATCAGAGGATGTTTGGATGTGATTGGGATGATGAGACTGGATACACAAACGGGTTTGATGAACATGGTTATGATGGAGAGGATTTCATCTCACTAGACATGAAGGAGTTCAGATACTTATCACCTGTTCTTCAGGGAATAATCACAATGATGAAGTGGAACAATGATAGAAAACAACTTGCTTTACTCAAACGATACTACACATATGAGTGCATTGACTGGTTAAAATATTTCTTGACATTAAGGAAAGTGGATTTAGAGAGAAGAG CTCCAGAAGTGTCTCTGTTAAAGAAAGATCCCTCCTCTCCAGTGTCGTGTCATGCCACGGGTTTTTACCCATCAGGAGTCACTATGATCTGGTTAAGAAATGGACAGGATCATGATGAGGATGTGGATCTTGGAGAGACGCTGCCAAATGAGGATGGGACCTTCCAGAAGACATCTACCGTTTATTTTACTCCAGGAGAGTTGGTGAAGAACCAGTATGTTTGTGTGGTGGAGCACGAGGGAAAAACCATCCAGAAGAGTCTGACTAAGGACAAGATCAAGAGTAACTACG AGCTGAAGTTTGAGCTGGCAGTTTGTCGTAAAGAAAAGCAGACTTAA